TCTAGAGTTGTTTGTTTCATTTTCTGTTTGTTTGATGCTGCCCAAGCTAGTTCGAAGATATCGTATCCGCGAGTTACAGGCTATTGAACTTCATCGGTTCGTGATCTTTTCTTTCTGTTACTTCATTGGCGACTATGTAAATCTGTCGCacttcatttttgttttttttatagacCTTCTCAGACTAGGAAATTTTCTCGAGTTTATGCCGACCTAAACAATCATCTGACGTATGAAATAACCGGAAAATTGAATTTGCTTTTGACTCTAACGGCTTGTTCTGCCGCGCTCTTCTGTAGGTTGTAGATCTTGTAAGGAGAGCCGTCCCGCTCGCGCTCGCACCGGAGGACGACCCGAGGAGGGAAGAGCTGAAGCAGCTTCAGCAGAAGAAGGAAGAGATCGACGGGCTCGCGCACAAGCAGGTCCGCCGGATCCTCTGGTCGGGGCTAGGGTTCTTCGTCGCGCAAATCGGCGTGTTCTTCCGGCTTACGTTCTGGGAGTTCTCGTGGGACGTAATGGAGCCGATAGCGTTCTTCGCCACCACCAGCGGCCTCCTCGTCGGCTACAGTTATTTCCTGATAACATCGAGGGACCCGACTTATCAGGACTTCATGGAACGGCTCTTCTGCTCGCGGCAGAAAAAGCTTTACCAGAAGCAGAATTTCGACGTGGAGAGGTACATCGAGCTGCAGAAGCACTGCAGAGGTCCCTGGGATAAGATGGTTGCCGAGAACGATACTAATAATTTTCAGAATATTTCGCTATTTaagtgacaaatttttttttttctctcaaaattttttctGACTACTACCCAGGTATTTTACCTGCTTCTGGGTGTATGCTTAACTAATACGAAAAAGGATTGAAGAAGCTTGTATTTATGTTTCTGGGCTTTTAGTAAAAGCACTTTTGTTCAAGATCTCTTGTATCACTTGTCTCCTGCCAAATAAAGTTTGGGGGAGCCAGTgtaactttttcctttttcttttttttcttttgttttggtgtaaTCTATAAGAAACTAGTTGCCTTATAAAGAAAGAATGATGGTTATGGAGAGTTGAAGttttgatccttttttttttaatttttttcaagcTTTTAACAGTGCATCAATTTTGGTGAGAAAATCATTCATGATAACATTTGAATAGATGAATTGTTATGTGCAGGTTATTAGGGGAGTTCAATGGAATCCATCCAACCTAAAAGTTTTTAAGTATAATAGATTTGGCCCCATTAACATATATCGGAACTATGAATTATAGTAAATCGACTATacgatctttcaaaattttaattatattatctaatattttaatttatttgatttgactcGATCAATGGCACTTTAACTTCAAAGTTTgagttaattatttactttaacgaatttataattgtgagaattatatgaagtatattaactaaatctgtaaatataaatgacgcatttaaattttaaagtgaccgactcaaattaaataaataaaaaaactatgtagaaaaattaaaattttggaaggtCAATCTAAAATAGTTGATAATTCATGTCAGTTTTGCACatttatctattaattttttatttttcatataaactATTGGATGTCAGATTGTTAATATATGAACTCCTtaataatctctctctctctctctcacttgtAATCCAATAACCTCCTTGAACTCTTATGTTATACTCTAATCTAAGTATTGTATCAAATCGCTTTCGACTCTTCCTAAATCGATGACGATTATTTCGAATGACGACAACTACTTTGATGTTACTTTCGAAATCACAAGATAGTGGAACTTAactgaaaaaagaataaaagtagcAGCAAAATGTAAAGGATAATAATCCAATTTCAACAACCAAAGACTTCGGATCAAAGTAAAGCAACGGAATGCAGGGAATTACGCTGGAAACTGGGAGGGATGGATCTTCAACAAGATGAGGTTTTGCTGTGTGGAAGCAACAGGTCTGATCATAACATTGAGGAAGAAGATAAGTATCAGATCACTTTTACAcccattttcttttcctttcgctttatctttctattctttttttgtttctttgactCTCTACGGTAAAACTAACGAATAAATGGCCAAAAGCAGCAGATTGCATGCCCTTCTTCGGCTGCAAAGAATAATCTGGATCTTTCTTTTTGTTAGAGCCTGCCATGATCAGCCTACTGCTTTGGAATCGATTCGAGTATGTCACTCATTGCTtgattaaaaaacaaaaagtggaaaagaaaggaaaagaaaaggaaatggtCGTGTTGCTTTAAACCGATACTGCGTCACACGTAGATAGTTGAAGccaaaagaggaaaagagagcgTGTATGCGACTGCTGCTTCAAATTGTAATTTAGACCCTCTTGTTGATGGAGTTCGAGGCACGATCGATCGACATGGAGCgtgaaatctaaaaattaacaATCAGCACCATACAAGATGTGGGTGGGGCTTGTTTTGCTTGGTGTCATTTGTATTTAGTTGGATAATATAATTcacttgcaaaataatttaatttagccCGCAAACAGGACTTCAGAGAAGACCAAAATATGAAGCATcatactagaaaaaaaaaaaatgatcatataCCTCATCTCAAATAGAACAGGCTTTTTGGGTAAATTAAAGAGAtgtatttaacaaaaaaattaatgtatcCAAACAAGACCGAAGAGATTTGAGTGCTAATTACAGTATAAGTGACAGCAATTCTTGATTAGTAGGAGGTGAATGAAATGTATGTGTCTGGCACAACACTCAAAAGGCCTGGTCCACTAGAAATTTCTAGTGGAGGGGCTGCAAAAATAAGTTCTATTTTAAAACTTCTACTTGGCCGACAGGGCTAGGTCGAGAAACTATTGGTGAggttttttatgaaaaaaatgttAGTGCTTTCTCGAGCAGTTGTACTCAAAATTGGAACTCAGAATCCACCGAATCAGAAAACAGTTCTAGAAGCATATGACTATACTGATGCATCGTAACACGAAAGAACACATTTTAACTAAACGAAAGATAGCTGAATTACTCGTGAAAATTGAAACATCAAACTTGCGAAGTTTGAAGCGAAGGGAGAGATGATGCACAAGCAATGTGACTTTCCTACCGATAATGACATGTTACACCAAACAATCAAGAAAAATCATAATGAGATGACTCCATTTCATGTGCGAGCgctcaaataaaacaaagaatTGCCAATAAtagatccaaaaaaaattaaccctTCTTGTGGAAGAAAATTGACCAACAAGGGCGTAAAAATTGCACggatgaaaaaaagaaaagaacaaatcaATCTACATCCTATCCAATTAGAAGTGCCAAGTGGAGACTCTTCCATATCAAAAAGAACGAATAATGCAATCAACTAATACCTAAACTTACCTGTAAGAGCCCACCGGGTACAAATCTCGCGACCAAAGTGATGAAGGGTAATTTCCATATCCAAGATATTCTGCATTTTCGCCTTTTCCATCCCATCACAAAATAACCATTTATTGCTTCAGGATCGCACCATCCTTGGTATCTGCATCACTGTTGTGCTTCAAACCAATATATAGATTTTTCACTAAACTTCATAGATTGAATCGACTATCGTTCTTTCTGTTCCCTTTCTCCAATTTTGTAATGTCATATGCCCTAACTCGCAAATAGCTGCAGCTAAGGGTTCACATTGCAACCGCTCATGAACTGCTCCTCCCGGGTAAGATATTTCTTCCAATACTTCTTGTATTTCGGTATACCAAGTTCGAGCCAAGGCTTCATGTTGCCGTTATAATGAAGAGCAGCAGCATTCTTTAGTGCGCCGTGAGTAACTCCGTAGTTGTGACCGAGACCTGACTGAACTAAGCTATTTTGTAGAGGATAAATTAGATCTTGAAATGCAAGAAAGGTTGTGGGAAGTGTAGCAGCTCTCCACGATGCTTCGCTACCATTGTGAAACTGTCAAGAGAAAAGCATGTAGAACGTTAGTAAGTAAAGCAACAGACAGATAGCTCTATACTGATCATTGATTTTccactaattaataaaaattcttaTGAGTTAATTACTGATTCAGTCCTCGAAACTCAGCACTGATTTCAATTATATCCTCCGAGTATCAATTCTGTAATTAAGTTGAGATAGTTGACCCTGCTATTGAACTGTAAAGATTAGCTTGGTGTGGCATCTTTACTAACGGAATGGTTTGATTGTTACACTAAACAAAATTCAGGgactaaatttcaaaatcaaaactcCCAAGGACTTTATTGAGattgaaattaaattgaaaGAACTAAAGTTGCGGTAACTCGTATCTATTCTATCGAACTCAATGGGCAAACAGCAAGATCAAAACGATAAAAAATTCACCTCTGAAACAGTGGTGAAAATCCAACAATTAGTCGATATATTGTACCATTTGAAACATCTTATTAtcttaaaatcaataattctacAAAACACAAGCCTACATACTATCAATGAATAGTGCTACTAACCTTCCGGTGGAGCCCATGGTAAACTTCAGTAACCTTGCGGTCCCTCCACTTCTCCAAATCAACAACATTCAATCCAGACATCCAGGCACAAGAATTAGCATCATGTTTTAATCCACCCAAGTAAGCTCCGAGTTGGCGTAATCTGACTCGACAATATTGAACTGCACCAATCACTTTTCCTTGCAAATCAAGGTTCCACAAGAATGACAAGTCTTTCTTGACCAACACATCATCATCCAAAACAACCACTTTATTCAGATTCGAGAATATGTCAGCCAGAAGAAAGTGTGAGTGACCAAAAACCGAGATGTATTCAGTTCTCATCAGCATAGGCGATTGGCGAGCAGTATTACGAATTGAAACACGAAATTCCTCAGATGGAGATAGTTGTTGGATGCCTAGATTGTTCAAATGTTCAGTTTTTAGATCGTCAAAATTAAGAACATGAACCGTAGCTTCTTTGTAACGGTTTCTCACAAACCAATGCTTGCATGCATAAAAATTCTGCCTATCGGTGACCAAATGGAAGATAAGATTTTCAGATTCCTGAAATACTACAAAAGAATGTGGTAAGTGACAGAAAGGAGATGTACAGTGCTTCACTCTAGATAAATATACGAGAGTCCCATACCTCAGAATTCATCACAGTGGAATTAATAGTGACAGAAGCTGCAAGCACGTTAAGAGAAAAGATAACATAGTGGTGGAAGTTGGGGTTTTCAAGCTTGTCAGCATCTGGCAGCTCCATATCCACAGATGAAGACTTGAAATATTCTACAGTCAGTCTCATTGACAAGCAGTGCAGACTTTTGTGCATGGTTTGAACACCGAGGTGATAGAGAAATGCACTCTGCTTCATATGGAAATGTGCTTCATCTTCTGTGAGATCAACTAACTGTCTGAGTTTCTTGTCAATATTATGGCAGTCTACAGCGCATGATTTGGCTTTTGCAATAATCTCATCCATTCTCTGTATCTTTTTGTCGACACTGAAAAGGATTACCACTCTCTTCAGAACCATATTTCTAAACACATCAAGTTAAAGTAATGGTTTTGAaagtcaaatcaaattaaacgAACAAGTAATGTTCATTATAATATGCAACCGCGGAAGGCTAAAAGCTCCAACATTCATTTGGAAAATACTATCTAACTGAGCATCATTTTTTTCTAACTTAAACAACCAATAGTAACTGGGAGCCAATGGAAATTGCGAGCAAATAGCGATTTTTACATCACTATTGGCTTGCAATTACAACTTTGCCAACCAGTAATAAAGTCAGAAAGAAAGCTGAAGAGTTGGAAGATAGCCGATATTTCTTACACTGGCAGAAGATCAGCATCTGAAATGGCTTCACTAAGCATCCGCTCATGTTCTTGAATGTGCTGCTTCAGCTCATATGTTAGTTTCTCCTGCCCCTGAAGTTTTGCAATGCTCGGATAATAAGCTCTGGCGACAAACAGTTGATCTTTAAGTCTCTTCACTGTGGAATCTTTCATTACTTCCTTGTGTTCTAGGGACCAAAGGCAGTAGCTTCCAAATAAAAGCTGACAAGATTTTCCACTCTCGTCACCAGCTGAACCTTCTGTAACATTCTCCTTCCAATCAATGCCATCACTCTGTggtaatcaaaataaataaataaataaatgtttttaaaaaagaagttgAAAATTTGTAAATCAACAAGATTTGACTAATTAATCGGCCAAAGTAAGGTAATTTGTTCAAAAGAGTTGCAGTGTTAAAGTTGATCTCAAGGATGGAAAGCATTTGCAAGCTGATAAAATAGTCATACTTTTGTATTCAGAGACGATGCTTCTCTCGACACAACTTGATGTGTGTCCCTATCTGCATAGTGTAAACAAAAGGCAAGAAAACTTATCTCAAAGAACAAGAAAATAAAGACTAGTAAAATTTCCTATTTCTTCGTAATATATAGTGAACTCcgaacatttaaattttgaatccataCTTTTATAATGTGCGGTATTATTCTTATAGACAGCACCCTTTGGAGGTACACTAGCTTGGACATTGTCACTAGTGAATCTACCATTCTTCTCATATTCATTGCCATCAGACTGACTTGCTATGTTGGTGGTCAGATCCTGCAACACAGGCACATAAAGATATTTCAAACAACTGGATAAGCCAAGTCAACAAAGATATTATGATTCACACCAATTTGATCTGCTTCACCCCTAAGTTGGAATCTAAATTATTGGATACTGATTAAAATGAAGcagtaaaaataaatgatccGAAATGAGGGCATTTGAGACAATAtagagtatatatttttttaccagAATCAGATGACAAAGATACTGTAGTGCAGGCAGCCAATATTCATTTATGCAAGCCATAGACTAAAACTTCTATGCTCCTCAATCCCGAATAGAAGACAGTGGCAGTGCACATATTGTGCAAGAGAgcaatatatatctattaaacATATTCAAGTTACAAAAGCTTGACTTGTTAGGAACTTGGTTGAGCACCTTGAGGATTCCACTAGAAATTGCTCACTACTCACCAGTCACTGAATCTTGAGATTGGGTCTACGACAGTTATAAAAGAGAAGATGAAGGGAGAAACTTGCCCAGATGAAAAGATTTTCCCCTTTGTCCCATGTGTTACCCCTCTCTAAGAATCTGCAGAACTGCAAGACCGCTTTCTTAAAGGTATTGAACGTATGTTTCTTTTGAGCCTCCGAACACAGATGGAGTAGCCATTCAAGATATGAGATAACTTGATAAAAGTTTATAGGATAAACAAACGTCGTAGACCCATAATTTGATTATAGCTTTGGTCTTTTCGGAACTGAAAAGAATATTCTAGGTTATTCATGTTTTGGAGGTCCTTAGGATGGATTCAATTACCAAGTGATTAAACCATTGAACTTACAAAACCAAAGACTCAATGAAGTAATTTCTCGCTCTTTCGACAAAAATTCTATATTCAAGCAAGTGGAGAGTGGACCTTCGCAAAAGTTGGTGCCAGTTTCTTCACGAGATCATCAATTCTCGACCCATCACCCTGCAAAGCACAAAAGATCACtaacaaatataaaacaaaaatctcAACATCTCAACCAACTCAATTTCCAATCAACCAGGAAAGTGATAAGCCAACCCCACTTTCTGGTCCagtaaatcataaaaaattgaaagatacAACAACAGTGAAATGATAACGACCTGTGAAGAACTATGCTTTCTACCACCATCAAGATGCTCGTAAACCCCAAAGCTAAATTCCTACACAACCATCAAAACCAAGTGATAAGAAAACAATACCAGTAAACCTATTCCTACGACATTATAGTAGCACGATTTGATAATTCTCACCGATGCAGAGTGATCATCAGTTAAGTACCCTGCACACCAAAAACACACAGGAATCAGCGATTTCTCCATCAAAGACACCACGAACCCGTCTTTTTCGATTAAAAAAACATAGGAATAGCACGGATCTCGCATCCGAGGGAGAGATCCGGAGCCGGATCTCGCCGGAACCCTAGTTCCGGAGCAAAATACCATCCACAGCCGAGATCGCGGCCGCGGAAGCGCGATCAGGAAGCGAGATCGGGGGCAAGCGCTAGGGTTTTCGGGCGGGGGAGCACGCACCGGAGGGGAAGCGGTTGTGGTGGAGGCCGAGGAGAACGGCGAGGGGGACGAGGAGGGAGCAGAAGACGAGGGCGAGCACCGCCACCGCGAGGCACCTCCACCTCCGCTTccccggcggcgccgccgccgcggccgcgtaGCCCTTCATCgccccctcttcctcctctccgtcTTCTTCCTCCGATCTGCCACCgtagcctcctcctcctcctcctcctcctctacgtAGAcgccccaaaaccctaattagATGTGTTGATCGGAGGAGATCGCGTCGCCTCTCTCCACCATtgatgctctctctctcttactcactctcactctcactaTCACTCTCAAatgtgatctctctctctctctctctctctcgcgttttctttttattttgattgagaAATAAAATAGAAGCGTCAGAGACAATGGTTATcgattctttcttttattttattttttattttttatttgtaatttttgtttttattttgtttttttcgtaCTTAGTGCTACAAATGTGTGAAATTGCATCACCAATAGCGTTACTTTCACTGTCGCATTTTTGCACGTGTACCCCTCAAACTTTTGTAATTTACATCTGTGATTCTTCTTACTCTTCTTCGGGATATTATTTATGCCGCAAGTGTCATACAGAAAGGACAGATATTAATAAATGATAATGGGTGGAGTATTGGTCTACGGTAAATACGCATTTAAGATACACCTAATCTCAGCTTAAAATTCACTTTATTCAAATTAGTATATCAATATATTTGaactattttgataattttaactGATTAATATATACTGTAAaagaatataagaaaaaaatttgatccAACAAGAAACGAGATTGGTAAAAAAAACCCCGTTGATTTCATGCATCAAGCGTGAGAATCAATCGCCTCCATTTCAATCATGCTCCACTGCTCTTCTATTAGTATACATACTCCGGATATCTCatttattcccttttttttcttttcaatcatGTAATTCTAAAATATCTCTACAgctaaacatgagttaaatatctatcaaagttaaaaaaaatcaaaatactttgtTTATcattaactttaaaaaaaataaaaaatattcgtgATGGTAgaaagggatatatttgaaaagataacaATCAAGATACTTTTTGTGTTTCTAACTTAAACTTCGTTTTGGGATTGCGTGGAGATTGCGTTACTtgcagtgagaaagtacgttgaaaaaatacctatatgtaatattgcgttccgcatatcacgatgagtcgattatgatatattttctacggtcccaccGAAGAGcgcagaagtatatccctatatactttttcctcaacttcattctatctaatagcgttagataagcctcaataccaaactaaggcttcgtttgggattgtgggagaattgcgttacgtgcggtgagaaagtacgttggaaaaataccttatttgttttcgtacgtaatattgcttTCCGcattagtcggttacgatatattttctgcactCCCACCGGAAAACGCAGAAACATATCGTTATATGCttttttcctcaactctattttatctaatagcgttagatagctctcaataccaaactaagcctaaagccttaaagggtaaataagaaaagtcggtaaCAATAGAAGGgaatatttgaaagggcaaaataataattttataaagataactgCTATTGCTAATAATTCATTACCAGAATTAAactctagaaatatatttgaaatatgttggaatgtaaaaaaaaaatatttttaatattaatcttctaatagaggtaaatttaaaaatcaaaaatattttagaaatatataaataattgcccctaa
The sequence above is a segment of the Ananas comosus cultivar F153 unplaced genomic scaffold, ASM154086v1, whole genome shotgun sequence genome. Coding sequences within it:
- the LOC109706412 gene encoding probable galacturonosyltransferase 7; this translates as MKGYAAAAAAPPGKRRWRCLAVAVLALVFCSLLVPLAVLLGLHHNRFPSGYLTDDHSASEFSFGVYEHLDGGRKHSSSQGDGSRIDDLVKKLAPTFAKDLTTNIASQSDGNEYEKNGRFTSDNVQASVPPKGAVYKNNTAHYKNRDTHQVVSREASSLNTKSDGIDWKENVTEGSAGDESGKSCQLLFGSYCLWSLEHKEVMKDSTVKRLKDQLFVARAYYPSIAKLQGQEKLTYELKQHIQEHERMLSEAISDADLLPVVDKKIQRMDEIIAKAKSCAVDCHNIDKKLRQLVDLTEDEAHFHMKQSAFLYHLGVQTMHKSLHCLSMRLTVEYFKSSSVDMELPDADKLENPNFHHYVIFSLNVLAASVTINSTVMNSEESENLIFHLVTDRQNFYACKHWFVRNRYKEATVHVLNFDDLKTEHLNNLGIQQLSPSEEFRVSIRNTARQSPMLMRTEYISVFGHSHFLLADIFSNLNKVVVLDDDVLVKKDLSFLWNLDLQGKVIGAVQYCRVRLRQLGAYLGGLKHDANSCAWMSGLNVVDLEKWRDRKVTEVYHGLHRKFHNGSEASWRAATLPTTFLAFQDLIYPLQNSLVQSGLGHNYGVTHGALKNAAALHYNGNMKPWLELGIPKYKKYWKKYLTREEQFMSGCNVNP